The genomic stretch AGGGCGCACTACGAAGTTAACTGAAGAATCAGCTAGTGTTAGAACACCGATAGTCATATCAGGATCTTTCAAGATACGAGGATCTTTTTCTAGCGTTTCGCGAATCACTTTCTTCGTTAGCTTAAGATCGGCTTTGTATGAAACACCGATAACCAAATCTACGCGTCGCGTTGCATGGCGAGAGTAGTTCGTGATTGCACCACCAATAACAGACGAGTTAGGTACAACAACCATTTTGTTGTCTGGTGTTTTTAGAACTGTTTGGAAGATTTGAATCGCTTCAACACTACCCGCTACGCCGCCAATCTCTACATAGTCGCCAGATTTAAATGGACGGAATGCAACAATCAGTACGCCTGCCGCAAAGTTTGATAGAGAACCTTGTAGAGCAAGACCAACAGCAAGACCTGCCGCACCGATTACAGCAACAACCGATGCCGTTTGAACACCTAAGCGGCCCAGAGCTGCGATAAGTACGATAACGAATAGTAGGTAACGAACAAGACCGTGAATAAATTCTACGACCGCCTTATCCATGTTTTTCTTTTCAAGTACTTTGGAAACACTGCCAGCGACTGCTTTAACGATAATATTACCGATAAATAGGATAATCAGCGCTGAAATAATGTTCACACCGTACTGAATAAGTAGGTCTGAGTTGTTTGTAAGCCAAGTCTCAGCTTGAGTCAGCCCATCTGTTAGAGTGGTATCGATACCCATCGATTCACCTGCCATAATTCTTATCCTCAAAAATAAAGATATATAAATCTAATTGCCGTTAACTTATGAGCCTTGTTTTTTATAGGCCCTTATCTACAACAATATCCCTATTGCCCAACTGAACAGTGTCAGATTTTTGGCACGATATCCCAACTTTGACATTTTGCAAAGTCAGAGTTTCGCAAAGATATGCAAAACAAGGCTTTATCAGAATTTTCTGATATCGACCTGTTACAGAGTACGCAATGCTTTAACATTTCGCCACTTCTATTACCTAGATTCATGCGAAGCGGCTAAAAAACAACCTAATGATTATTGGCGCATTATTGATACGTGCTTACATGCCCCCATCCATTCTTCTATTCAGCATGGGTATAAATCTATTTAACGTTGAAGAAAGCCAAATGACAGACACAAAAAAACCCGCTCAAAGAGCGGGTTTTTAGATAACTCAATTCAGACGAATTATAGTACGTCGATTGCGTTAAGGTCAGCAAATGCTTGCTCAAGACGAGTAACCATTGAAGCTTGACCAGCACGTAGCCATACGCGTGGATCGTAGTACTTCTTGTTTGGCGCGTCTTCGCCAGTTGGGTTACCGATTTGACCTTGTAGGTAATCGTGGTTTTCAGCTTCGTACTGACGGATACCATCCCAAGTTGCCCACTGTGTATCAGTATCGATGTTCATTTTGATAACACCGTAGCCGATAGATTCACGGATTTCTTCTAGAGAAGAACCAGAACCACCGTGGAATACGAAGTTTAGAGAGTTCGCTGGAAGACCGAATTTCTCAGAAACGTACGCTTGAGAATCACGTAGGATAGTTGGAGTTAGAACAACGTTACCTGGCTTGTAAACGCCGTGTACGTTACCGAAAGATGCTGCGATAGTGAAACGGTGGCTGATAGCGTTTAGTTTCTCGTATGCGTATGCAACGTCTTCTGGAGAAGTGTATAGCTCAGACGCGTCCATATCAGAGTTGTCAACGCCGTCTTCTTCACCACCAGTACAACCAAGTTCGATTTCTAGAGTCATGTTCATTTTAGCCATGCGCTCTAGGTACTTAGCAGAAATTTCGATGTTCTCTTCTAGAGACTCTTCAGAAAGGTCGATCATGTGAGAAGAGAATAGAGGTTTACCAGTTTGCGCGAAGTACTCTTCACCAGCGTCTAGTAGACCGTCGATCCATGGTAGAAGTTTCTTAGCAGCGTGGTCAGTGTGTAGGATTACTGGAACACCGTAAGCTTCAGCTACAGCGTGAACGTATTTCGCACCAGCAACAGCACCTAGGATTTGAGCTTCTTGACCTTCAAGTTTTAGACCTTTACCAGCAAAGAAAGCAGCGCCACCGTTAGAGAACTGAACGATAACTGGAGCTTTAACTTTTGCAGCTGCTTCAAGTACTGCGTTTACAGAGTCAGTACCAACACAGTTTACTGCTGGAAGTGCAAAGTGGTTTTCTTTTGCAACTTCAAATACTTTCTGAACGTCATCGCCAGAGATAACACCTGGTTTTACGAAGTCGAAGATCTTAGACATGGATGTAATCCTATTTATCTGTCGTTTTTAAACAAAACTTGTTAAGTTGAAAATCTTGCAAACGTTTGCTCACAACTGAGGCTATTCTAGCAGAGTTCCTCTCACGTTGCAGCAAACAAGAAAGCGGGAGAGTAACTCCCCCGCTTTGCTTTAATTACTTAGCGCGTGCTTCTAGCATTTCTACTGCTGGAAGAACTTTACCTTCTACGAACTCAAGGAAAGCGCCGCCGCCAGTAGAGATGTAAGATACGTCAGCTTTGATACCGAACTTGTCGATAGCTGCTAGCGTGTCACCACCACCTGCAACAGAGAAACCTTCAGAAGCTGCGATAGCTTCAGAGATACCTTTAGTACCTGCTTCGAAGTTCTTGAATTCGAATACACCTACAGGACCGTTCCATAGGATAGTTTTCGCGTTTTTAAGGATTTCAGCTAGAGCAGCTGTTGATTCTGGACCAAGGTCGAAGATCATGTCGTCGTCTTGTACTTCAGAAACGTGTTTGATTTCTGCTTCTGCGTTCTCGTCGAATGCTT from Vibrio parahaemolyticus encodes the following:
- the mscS gene encoding small-conductance mechanosensitive channel MscS, with the protein product MAGESMGIDTTLTDGLTQAETWLTNNSDLLIQYGVNIISALIILFIGNIIVKAVAGSVSKVLEKKNMDKAVVEFIHGLVRYLLFVIVLIAALGRLGVQTASVVAVIGAAGLAVGLALQGSLSNFAAGVLIVAFRPFKSGDYVEIGGVAGSVEAIQIFQTVLKTPDNKMVVVPNSSVIGGAITNYSRHATRRVDLVIGVSYKADLKLTKKVIRETLEKDPRILKDPDMTIGVLTLADSSVNFVVRPWVKTADYWGVYFDSMQGIKEALDENGIEIPFPQMDVHLNRVES
- the fbaA gene encoding class II fructose-bisphosphate aldolase; this translates as MSKIFDFVKPGVISGDDVQKVFEVAKENHFALPAVNCVGTDSVNAVLEAAAKVKAPVIVQFSNGGAAFFAGKGLKLEGQEAQILGAVAGAKYVHAVAEAYGVPVILHTDHAAKKLLPWIDGLLDAGEEYFAQTGKPLFSSHMIDLSEESLEENIEISAKYLERMAKMNMTLEIELGCTGGEEDGVDNSDMDASELYTSPEDVAYAYEKLNAISHRFTIAASFGNVHGVYKPGNVVLTPTILRDSQAYVSEKFGLPANSLNFVFHGGSGSSLEEIRESIGYGVIKMNIDTDTQWATWDGIRQYEAENHDYLQGQIGNPTGEDAPNKKYYDPRVWLRAGQASMVTRLEQAFADLNAIDVL